One window of Nostoc sp. C052 genomic DNA carries:
- a CDS encoding alpha/beta hydrolase yields the protein MPSLAAEKIVFRYGLFEQSVPVADIRNYDETQKASSDLQSFLNYLSPKEKQKFQDALKVKMSLDIAALDKLINTGMGKQILSFASQAIARRDQASTQALRSAIIVGAKSPEGLGITSFLKAYPSSQLVVDVSKIQKLVGMANLSSGSADAPPKDDVSSSPLGKIALQYQILAAQDKQFSGCLFGDSVSAELGNTLGNGTFNFGLNGLSTISLVEQLKSLIPTKVKCEKAIIAIGGNDAWYGISDELFTKNLQEAIALIRTMGTKEIFLIPAFYSTVAASLDPTVSAPLPKVEQINVLINQVAETEKVPVAAAGLAPLYENNVLKENLTSDGDHLNAEGLKIYREALLQILGK from the coding sequence GTGCCTAGTTTGGCAGCCGAAAAGATTGTTTTCAGATACGGATTGTTTGAGCAATCGGTTCCGGTGGCAGATATACGCAACTATGACGAGACACAAAAGGCTTCTAGCGATTTGCAATCTTTCTTAAATTACCTCAGCCCTAAGGAGAAACAGAAGTTTCAAGATGCTCTGAAAGTGAAAATGTCTCTTGATATTGCAGCTTTAGATAAGCTGATAAATACAGGAATGGGCAAGCAAATTTTATCTTTTGCTTCCCAAGCGATCGCTCGTCGCGATCAAGCGAGTACACAAGCGCTACGATCTGCCATTATTGTAGGAGCAAAATCACCAGAAGGTCTGGGAATAACTAGCTTTCTAAAAGCTTATCCCAGCAGTCAATTAGTTGTTGATGTGTCAAAAATTCAGAAGCTAGTCGGCATGGCAAATTTATCTTCTGGTTCTGCTGACGCACCGCCGAAAGACGACGTAAGTTCTTCACCTTTAGGGAAAATTGCCCTGCAATATCAGATACTCGCTGCCCAAGATAAACAGTTTTCAGGTTGTTTATTTGGCGATTCTGTTTCGGCTGAACTTGGTAATACTTTGGGGAATGGTACTTTTAATTTTGGGTTAAATGGTTTGAGTACAATCTCATTAGTAGAACAACTGAAAAGTCTAATTCCTACCAAGGTTAAATGTGAAAAAGCGATTATTGCTATAGGTGGAAACGATGCTTGGTATGGGATTAGTGATGAGTTGTTTACCAAAAATCTGCAAGAGGCGATCGCACTTATCCGCACAATGGGAACTAAAGAGATTTTTCTGATTCCAGCTTTTTATTCAACAGTTGCAGCCAGCTTAGATCCAACTGTATCAGCACCGCTTCCGAAAGTTGAACAAATTAATGTTCTGATTAATCAAGTTGCTGAAACAGAAAAAGTGCCAGTTGCAGCAGCAGGACTAGCACCATTATATGAAAATAATGTTCTTAAAGAAAATTTAACCAGTGATGGCGATCATCTAAATGCAGAAGGTCTGAAAATTTATCGGGAAGCATTATTGCAAATCCTGGGTAAGTAA
- a CDS encoding GUN4 domain-containing protein, whose translation MAKNNQTVLALTLLITASLIGIFAVLAWIGYSLTRSKSESKSPGNTNLVNTTTNSSSLKQIEITTARNVDYSQLQKYLQSKDWQGSDRETYLRMLDVAGTKAQAEGAIGKDEMNALSCVDLKTIDRLWSIASDGKLGFSAQEKILKEEKNDYRKMYDAVGWQTLTGDWLIQWNYNQQTKRYEYKPGKEPNFKTFPPGHLPTVERGYNFGVSLDGALSRCGI comes from the coding sequence ATGGCAAAGAATAATCAGACTGTTCTGGCACTAACTTTACTCATTACAGCAAGTCTTATAGGTATATTTGCTGTTTTAGCCTGGATTGGATATTCGTTAACAAGGTCTAAGTCTGAGAGCAAAAGTCCAGGGAACACTAATTTAGTCAACACAACTACTAATTCTAGCTCATTGAAGCAAATAGAAATTACCACAGCCCGCAATGTCGATTACAGCCAGTTGCAGAAATATTTACAAAGCAAAGATTGGCAAGGATCTGACCGAGAAACTTACCTGAGAATGCTAGATGTCGCAGGGACTAAGGCACAAGCTGAGGGTGCGATTGGCAAAGATGAAATGAATGCACTTTCATGTGTTGATTTGAAAACCATTGACAGGCTTTGGAGTATAGCTAGTGATGGTAAGTTGGGCTTTAGCGCTCAAGAAAAAATTTTGAAGGAAGAAAAAAACGACTATCGCAAGATGTATGACGCGGTGGGATGGCAAACCTTAACAGGCGACTGGCTGATTCAGTGGAACTATAATCAGCAAACTAAAAGATACGAGTATAAACCTGGTAAGGAACCAAACTTTAAAACCTTCCCCCCAGGACATCTACCAACTGTGGAAAGAGGATACAACTTTGGTGTTTCTCTGGATGGGGCACTATCGAGATGTGGTATTTAA
- a CDS encoding ElyC/SanA/YdcF family protein: MQTRNRRCQKFPNIKIIKRQEMWTLTAQGWAIAIALIAYLIFFVFTHVHSFLAVTSPIESAEVLVVEGWLPDYAIEKALTEFQTGSYRQIITTGGTLGKGSYLIGYKNFAEVSAATFIKLGLEAEKVVAVPTPFVVKDRSYASAAEFHRWLSNSNLQIESINLFSLDVHARRSWFLFRKILTPDIKVGVIAAKTQDYNSTNWWRSSEGVRTILDEGIAYLYARFLSWKA, encoded by the coding sequence ATGCAGACAAGAAATCGTCGGTGTCAAAAATTTCCCAACATTAAAATAATCAAGCGTCAAGAAATGTGGACACTTACGGCTCAGGGGTGGGCAATTGCGATCGCTTTGATTGCTTATTTAATATTTTTCGTTTTTACTCATGTACACTCATTTCTCGCCGTAACTTCCCCAATTGAATCAGCAGAAGTATTAGTTGTTGAAGGATGGCTACCAGATTACGCTATAGAAAAAGCTTTGACTGAATTTCAAACGGGTTCTTATCGGCAAATAATTACTACCGGAGGCACATTAGGAAAAGGCAGTTATCTTATTGGATACAAGAACTTTGCAGAAGTGTCAGCTGCCACTTTCATAAAGCTTGGTTTAGAAGCAGAAAAAGTCGTAGCTGTTCCGACACCTTTCGTAGTTAAAGATCGGAGTTATGCCTCTGCTGCCGAATTTCATCGCTGGCTATCCAATTCAAATTTACAGATAGAATCAATTAATCTTTTTTCCTTAGATGTTCATGCTCGTAGAAGTTGGTTTCTTTTTAGAAAAATACTTACCCCTGATATTAAAGTTGGTGTGATCGCTGCCAAAACGCAAGATTACAATTCAACAAATTGGTGGCGTTCTAGCGAAGGTGTGCGAACAATTCTTGATGAAGGTATTGCTTATCTTTATGCACGATTTTTGAGTTGGAAAGCCTAA
- a CDS encoding DUF2301 domain-containing membrane protein gives MTTQTLSAPEVYQGQFGEFTITQSDRTGVIIYRAGLMVAALSFAIGSALVLLNNNQTVITALTPLYACFSLALGVSLFTIHIYMASLHRTLQIFWAIGTIASVILAITSSEPLAVTVYNQPLTLFGVGFIFVALTGIYFKEAFCFNRLETKVLTPIVPILLLGHLVGILPTQGESVLLGIWATLFLVFALRKTVQAIPADIGDKSVFTYLKEQRLAKV, from the coding sequence ATGACTACACAAACACTCTCCGCACCAGAAGTTTATCAAGGCCAGTTTGGGGAATTTACAATTACTCAAAGCGATCGCACTGGTGTAATTATCTACCGGGCTGGGTTGATGGTAGCAGCACTGAGCTTTGCAATTGGCAGCGCTTTGGTTTTACTCAACAATAACCAGACTGTTATAACAGCACTCACACCTCTATATGCTTGTTTTAGTCTCGCTCTTGGTGTAAGTTTATTTACCATTCATATTTACATGGCATCACTACACCGAACGTTGCAAATTTTTTGGGCGATCGGTACTATAGCATCAGTGATTCTGGCCATCACTAGTAGTGAACCTTTAGCTGTTACTGTTTACAATCAACCGCTTACCTTATTTGGAGTTGGTTTTATCTTCGTTGCTTTGACAGGTATTTATTTTAAAGAGGCTTTTTGCTTCAATCGCCTAGAAACCAAAGTATTAACCCCAATAGTACCGATACTATTGTTAGGACATCTAGTAGGAATTTTACCAACTCAGGGGGAGAGTGTTTTATTAGGAATTTGGGCAACGTTATTTTTGGTATTTGCCCTGCGAAAAACAGTGCAAGCAATTCCTGCTGATATTGGAGATAAGTCTGTGTTTACCTATTTAAAAGAACAACGTTTAGCTAAGGTTTAA